A single window of Solanum dulcamara chromosome 5, daSolDulc1.2, whole genome shotgun sequence DNA harbors:
- the LOC129889426 gene encoding 2-dehydro-3-deoxyphosphooctonate aldolase 1 encodes MDSSTLLFNQLKAAEPFFLLAGPNAIESEDHILYMAKHLKNITSKLGLKFVFKSSFDKANRTSSKSFRGPGLAEGLKILEKVKTIYDIPIVTDVHESIQCEAVGRVVDIIQIPAFLCRQTDLLVAAAKTGKVINIKKGQFCASSVMVNSAEKVRLAGNQNVMVCERGTMFGYNDLIVDPRNFEWMREANCPVVADITHSLQQPAGKKLEGGGVASGGLRELIPCIARTAVAVGVDGIFMEVHNDPLSAPVDGPTQWPLRHLEELLEELVALGRVSKGKQQFKIDLTPFCD; translated from the exons ATGGATTCATCAACACTGCTCTTCAACCAGCTCAAG gCAGCAGAGCCATTTTTCTTACTAGCAGGTCCAAATGCGATTGAATCTGAGGATCATATTCTTTACATGGCCAAGCACTTGAAGAATATCACTTCTAA ACTTGGGTTGAAGTTTGTGTTCAAGTCGAGCTTTGACAAGGCTAACCGAACCTCGTCTAAATCATTTCGCGGTCCTGGCTTAGCTGAAGGCTTGAAG ATTCttgaaaaggtgaaaacaatataTGACATACCGATCGTTACTGATGTTCATGAATCTATTCAG TGTGAAGCAGTTGGCCGGGTGGTAGATATAATTCAAATTCCTGCTTTCTTATGTAGACAG ACCGACCTACTTGTTGCAGCTGCCAAGACTGGAAAAGTTATTAACATTAAGAAGGGCCAGTTTTGTGCTTCTTCG GTGATGGTAAATTCTGCTGAAAAAGTGAGATTGGCTGGAAATCAAAATGTCATGGTGTGTGAGAGAGGAACAATGTTTGGCTATA ATGACTTGATTGTAGATCCCCGGAACTTTGAGTGGATGAGGGAGGCCAATTGCCCTGTT GTTGCTGATATAACTCATTCATTACAACAGCCTGCAGGCAAAAAG CTGGAAGGTGGTGGTGTTGCTAGTGGCGGTCTTCGTGAATTAATTCCTTGTATTGCCAGGACAGCTGTTGCTGTGGGAGTAGATGGAATATTTATGGAG GTGCACAATGATCCCCTGAGTGCTCCAGTTGATGGTCCAACACAGTGG CCTCTGCGTCATCTGGAGGAACTACTAGAAGAGCTTGTTGCGCTTGGT AGAGTTAGCAAGGGAAAGCAGCAGTTCAAAATTGATCTCACTCCATTTTGTGATTAG